From Candidatus Sphingomonas colombiensis, one genomic window encodes:
- the phbB gene encoding acetoacetyl-CoA reductase, translating into MARVAVVTGGTRGIGEAISVALRDKGITVAANYAGNDERAREFSERTGIKAYKWDVADYDACQQGCAKVAAELGEIDIVVNNAGITRDGTILKMTYEMWREVMDTNLGGCFNMAKAVFPGMRERKWGRIVNIGSINGQAGQYGQVNYAAAKSGIHGFTKALAQEGARLGVTVNAIAPGYIDTDMVAAVPADVLEKIVAKIPVGRLGQAEEIARGVAFLCSDDAGFVTGSTLSINGGQHMY; encoded by the coding sequence ATGGCGCGTGTGGCGGTCGTAACGGGGGGTACCCGTGGCATCGGTGAGGCGATCAGCGTCGCGTTGCGGGATAAGGGCATAACGGTCGCGGCAAACTATGCCGGCAACGACGAGCGTGCCCGCGAATTTTCGGAGCGAACCGGGATCAAGGCCTATAAGTGGGACGTCGCCGATTACGACGCCTGCCAACAGGGCTGCGCGAAGGTGGCGGCGGAGCTTGGCGAGATCGATATCGTCGTCAACAATGCCGGCATCACCCGCGACGGCACGATCCTCAAAATGACCTATGAGATGTGGCGTGAGGTGATGGACACCAATCTCGGCGGTTGTTTCAACATGGCCAAGGCGGTGTTTCCCGGCATGCGCGAGCGCAAATGGGGCCGGATCGTCAACATCGGCTCGATCAACGGGCAGGCCGGCCAATATGGCCAGGTGAATTACGCCGCCGCCAAATCGGGCATCCACGGCTTCACCAAGGCGCTGGCGCAAGAGGGCGCGCGGCTCGGCGTGACGGTCAACGCGATCGCGCCCGGTTATATCGATACGGACATGGTCGCGGCGGTGCCGGCGGATGTGCTGGAGAAGATCGTCGCCAAAATTCCGGTCGGCCGCTTGGGGCAGGCGGAGGAAATCGCGCGTGGCGTGGCGTTCCTTTGTTCGGACGATGCCGGGTTTGTGACGGGATCGACGCTGAGCATCAACGGCGGGCAGCATATGTACTGA
- the hemH gene encoding ferrochelatase — MKPVDHPGMAAPRVGVLLINLGTPDAPDAKSVRRYLAEFLSDRRVVELPKLLWQPILHGAVLTTRPRKSAHAYAQVWRPDGSPLAAFTRAQADGLCDAFGPDVMVDWAMRYGAPAIGDRLKALKAAGCERILLAPLYPQYCAATTATANDRAFATLAGMRWQPAIRTLPPYYDDPAYIATLKQSVEESLARIGFEPDALVVSFHGMPTRTLELGDPYHCHCRKTARLLGEALGREVTVTFQSRFGSAKWLEPATEAVLAAMPAKGVKRVAIVAPGFSVDCIETLEELAIRGRETFTNAGGEDFAYLPCLNDSAIGLEMLRKILSRELEGWAALP, encoded by the coding sequence ATGAAGCCGGTCGATCATCCGGGGATGGCCGCGCCGCGCGTCGGCGTGTTGCTGATCAATCTGGGCACGCCCGATGCGCCGGACGCAAAATCGGTGCGGCGCTATCTGGCGGAGTTTCTGTCCGATCGGCGGGTGGTGGAGCTGCCCAAATTATTGTGGCAGCCGATCCTTCATGGCGCCGTCCTCACGACCCGGCCGCGCAAGTCCGCTCATGCTTATGCGCAGGTGTGGCGGCCCGATGGTTCGCCGCTCGCCGCGTTCACGCGCGCGCAGGCGGACGGGCTCTGCGACGCATTCGGGCCGGATGTGATGGTCGATTGGGCGATGCGCTATGGCGCCCCGGCGATCGGCGATCGGCTGAAGGCGCTGAAGGCGGCGGGGTGTGAGCGCATCCTGCTCGCCCCGCTCTATCCGCAATATTGCGCGGCGACGACCGCGACCGCCAACGATCGTGCCTTCGCCACGCTGGCGGGCATGCGCTGGCAACCGGCGATCCGCACGCTGCCGCCTTATTATGACGACCCCGCCTATATCGCGACGCTGAAGCAATCGGTGGAGGAATCGCTCGCCCGGATCGGTTTCGAGCCCGATGCGCTGGTGGTCAGTTTCCACGGCATGCCGACGCGCACGCTGGAGCTCGGTGATCCCTATCATTGCCATTGCCGCAAGACCGCGCGGCTGCTCGGTGAGGCGCTGGGGCGCGAGGTGACGGTAACGTTCCAGTCGCGCTTCGGCAGCGCGAAATGGCTGGAGCCCGCCACCGAAGCGGTGCTGGCGGCGATGCCGGCGAAGGGCGTGAAGCGTGTCGCGATCGTCGCGCCGGGCTTTTCGGTCGATTGCATCGAGACGCTGGAGGAGCTGGCGATTCGCGGTCGAGAGACGTTCACCAACGCGGGCGGGGAGGATTTCGCCTATCTGCCGTGTCTTAACGACAGCGCGATCGGTTTGGAAATGCTGCGGAAAATCCTTTCGCGAGAGCTTGAAGGATGGGCCGCCCTTCCGTAG